One genomic window of Bacilli bacterium PM5-9 includes the following:
- a CDS encoding hypothetical protein (product_source=Hypo-rule applied; cleavage_site_network=SignalP-noTM; superfamily=52540), which translates to MEVSKIKTIKKVFLLLLIAFISACSFKNTSESVLIANSENLDENNVNLLYNSILFAKYETKNFEQVKNEVQIKIMHYRDGKVVNIEDLLLKEKGINALDLNVLFSITENENELIKNTFFLEDGALALNTFKFKYKKNTEFDEYTNRITDEDKLNIKPGFYILNSLYISKDIMVLKTKSDLKKPKEVIALVLEVK; encoded by the coding sequence ATGGAGGTGAGTAAAATTAAAACAATAAAAAAAGTTTTTTTGCTTTTATTAATTGCTTTTATATCAGCATGTTCATTTAAAAACACTAGTGAAAGTGTACTTATTGCTAATTCTGAAAATTTAGATGAAAATAATGTTAATTTGTTATATAATAGCATTTTATTTGCTAAATATGAGACGAAAAATTTTGAGCAAGTGAAAAATGAAGTCCAAATTAAAATTATGCATTATAGGGATGGAAAAGTGGTAAATATTGAGGATTTACTATTAAAAGAAAAAGGAATTAATGCTTTAGATTTAAATGTTTTATTTTCAATAACTGAAAATGAAAATGAGTTAATAAAAAATACATTCTTTCTTGAAGATGGAGCATTAGCTCTAAATACTTTTAAATTTAAATATAAAAAGAATACTGAATTTGATGAATATACAAACAGAATTACTGATGAAGATAAATTAAATATAAAACCTGGATTTTATATTTTAAACTCTTTATATATTTCAAAAGATATTATGGTTTTAAAAACAAAAAGTGATTTAAAAAAACCAAAGGAGGTAATTGCTTTAGTATTAGAAGTAAAATAA
- a CDS encoding hypothetical protein (product_source=Hypo-rule applied; cath_funfam=3.40.50.300; pfam=PF05402), which yields MKKQETIKTNDDVLNIVYVINDDLEYETNDQGIVTILIKQDHKIQKFFRRLKAKIPEYKKIELDEKSSFVFNLIDGKRTIKEIGELVDEKFKEQAHPLYEKLLLFLNHIEVNSKYISKNGGE from the coding sequence ATGAAAAAACAAGAAACAATTAAAACAAATGACGATGTTTTAAATATTGTCTATGTTATTAATGATGATTTAGAATATGAAACAAACGATCAAGGGATAGTAACTATTTTAATCAAACAAGATCATAAAATTCAAAAATTCTTTCGTCGTTTAAAAGCGAAAATACCTGAATATAAAAAAATAGAATTAGATGAAAAATCAAGTTTTGTTTTTAATTTAATTGATGGCAAAAGAACAATTAAAGAAATCGGAGAGCTAGTTGATGAAAAATTTAAAGAACAAGCTCATCCATTATATGAGAAGTTATTGTTGTTTTTAAATCATATTGAGGTAAATTCAAAGTATATATCAAAAAATGGAGGTGAGTAA
- a CDS encoding putative OPT family oligopeptide transporter (product_source=TIGR00733; cog=COG1297; pfam=PF03169; tigrfam=TIGR00733; transmembrane_helix_parts=Inside_1_28,TMhelix_29_51,Outside_52_55,TMhelix_56_78,Inside_79_90,TMhelix_91_113,Outside_114_122,TMhelix_123_145,Inside_146_220,TMhelix_221_243,Outside_244_287,TMhelix_288_310,Inside_311_330,TMhelix_331_348,Outside_349_352,TMhelix_353_375,Inside_376_383,TMhelix_384_406,Outside_407_415,TMhelix_416_435,Inside_436_454,TMhelix_455_477,Outside_478_501,TMhelix_502_524,Inside_525_530,TMhelix_531_553,Outside_554_572,TMhelix_573_595,Inside_596_607,TMhelix_608_630,Outside_631_635), which produces MDKKLSKGAYGGVAGKDYVPYISDKNNTGGNLIVLLIGILLAALFAASTAYSGMKAGLTVAAGIPGAIVGAGLISVLAKNKGILGTNLVQGMSSGGESVASGIIFVLPAILLIGGKINFLEGVGVGIAGVLIGIGVASLVHNYLIVEEHGQLMYPESMAISETLVASDTGGEALKYMGIGFGIGGVITLLSRSVLGVANNVISYVGDTAYKWKFELEVNPLLLGIGFIVGLEVSLTMFAGSILANFAVNPLIGYFADMAKDGVMVWDDPNIAINAMDIGTISGAYGKYIGAGMMLCGGIIGAIKLIPVIITSVKQTFAAKIGEGESNSMQFIILVVGVVLAFVAGFVISQGNIVMAILGAIVSLILMFLFVIVAGRLTGTIGTSNLPVSGMTIASLVILTLIFVVMGWTSEIDNKILLLFGTLIVTSIAMSGGYLQSQKVTYIIGGNKNEMQKYFTIAGLVGVIVVVGTIMILSSQIGSENGGFDLPQAKLMATLTSGIMSGNLPWVMIFAGIFLAIVCHLLKLPIMTVAIGFYLPIATTSIILVGALIRVLVEKMIKDEVERDARVSNGVSLSSGLVAGGSIIGLIGIALRVLKVINLKDLTGFAAGNGIAIILLILVVVATACPILFGKIKKQ; this is translated from the coding sequence ATGGATAAAAAATTATCTAAAGGCGCTTATGGTGGAGTAGCAGGAAAAGACTATGTTCCATATATTAGCGATAAGAATAATACAGGTGGAAACCTAATAGTATTATTAATTGGTATCTTACTTGCAGCATTATTTGCTGCTTCAACAGCGTACTCAGGAATGAAAGCTGGACTAACAGTTGCAGCAGGTATTCCTGGAGCAATTGTCGGTGCAGGACTAATTAGTGTTCTTGCTAAAAACAAAGGAATTCTAGGAACAAACCTTGTTCAAGGTATGTCAAGTGGTGGAGAATCAGTAGCTAGTGGTATTATCTTCGTTTTACCTGCAATTTTATTAATTGGTGGTAAAATTAACTTTTTAGAAGGTGTGGGAGTTGGTATTGCTGGTGTTTTAATTGGTATTGGTGTTGCATCATTAGTTCATAACTATTTAATAGTAGAAGAACATGGTCAATTAATGTATCCAGAATCAATGGCGATTTCGGAAACACTTGTTGCATCAGATACAGGTGGAGAAGCCCTAAAATATATGGGAATTGGATTTGGAATTGGTGGAGTAATTACTTTATTATCACGTTCAGTTTTAGGAGTTGCTAACAATGTTATTTCATATGTTGGTGATACTGCTTACAAATGGAAATTTGAATTAGAAGTAAACCCATTATTATTAGGTATTGGATTTATTGTTGGACTTGAAGTATCATTAACAATGTTTGCTGGTTCAATACTTGCTAACTTTGCAGTTAACCCATTAATTGGTTATTTTGCTGATATGGCTAAAGATGGAGTAATGGTATGGGATGACCCTAATATTGCAATCAATGCTATGGATATTGGAACAATTTCTGGTGCGTATGGTAAATACATAGGTGCTGGTATGATGTTATGTGGTGGGATTATTGGAGCAATCAAATTAATTCCAGTAATTATTACTTCAGTTAAACAAACATTTGCTGCAAAAATTGGTGAAGGTGAATCAAACTCAATGCAATTTATTATTTTAGTTGTCGGTGTTGTTTTAGCGTTTGTTGCAGGATTTGTTATTTCTCAAGGAAATATCGTAATGGCTATTTTAGGTGCGATTGTTTCATTAATTTTAATGTTTTTATTTGTTATTGTTGCAGGTCGTTTAACAGGTACAATTGGAACATCTAACTTACCTGTATCAGGAATGACAATTGCTTCACTAGTAATCTTAACTTTAATCTTTGTTGTAATGGGATGGACAAGTGAAATTGATAATAAAATTTTATTATTATTTGGAACATTAATTGTTACATCTATTGCAATGTCAGGTGGATATTTACAATCACAAAAAGTTACATATATTATTGGTGGTAATAAAAATGAAATGCAAAAATACTTTACTATTGCAGGTCTTGTAGGGGTAATAGTAGTAGTAGGGACAATTATGATATTATCAAGCCAAATAGGTAGTGAAAATGGTGGTTTTGATTTACCACAAGCAAAATTAATGGCGACTTTAACTTCAGGCATTATGTCTGGAAACTTACCATGGGTTATGATTTTTGCAGGAATTTTCTTAGCAATAGTTTGTCATTTATTAAAATTACCAATAATGACTGTAGCAATTGGTTTCTATTTACCAATCGCAACAACATCAATTATTTTAGTTGGTGCTTTAATTAGAGTATTAGTTGAAAAAATGATTAAAGATGAAGTAGAAAGAGATGCAAGAGTTTCGAATGGTGTTAGTTTATCATCTGGTTTAGTAGCGGGTGGTTCAATTATTGGTTTAATTGGTATTGCATTACGAGTATTGAAAGTTATTAACTTAAAAGACTTAACTGGATTTGCTGCTGGAAATGGTATCGCAATCATTTTATTAATTCTTGTTGTTGTTGCAACAGCTTGCCCAATTTTATTTGGTAAGATAAAAAAACAATAA
- a CDS encoding peptidoglycan/xylan/chitin deacetylase (PgdA/CDA1 family) (product_source=COG0726; cath_funfam=3.20.20.370; cog=COG0726; ko=KO:K22278; pfam=PF01522; superfamily=54585,88713; transmembrane_helix_parts=Inside_1_4,TMhelix_5_22,Outside_23_373): MKKKVVIVCIIYFSLIFFLSQIKFDNTTLIQKQIEFENNVSINNELLLFNKTINENSKKFSNDFIDIYSNQLLSKNSNPNLINKSEALKLKLENIDDISLAKKIDKVIDINQKKQKEINNFKSLIYSFKKYKGNDEKANFVQIQYIINDYRKRNNYSKSMVVNNIENEKIKLAYLTFDDGPSANTKKIVDILNKNNLKGTFFFVGLEMNKKKNENVIRYVIENNQVIGMHGYSHDYVKTRKRDKFKKELFNMKNILKNKYNYTTNLVRSPYGSFTLKNKDIKYYLENGYYLWDWNVDTLDWEDKRKPNKVKNKTRKQIINIKKKKDIVVLYHEYPSALDSLQSTIDLLKQNNYHIINMNPEIFYSNYFNDIVE, from the coding sequence ATGAAAAAGAAAGTTGTTATAGTCTGTATTATTTACTTTTCCTTAATATTTTTTCTTTCACAAATTAAATTTGATAATACTACACTAATTCAAAAACAAATTGAATTTGAAAATAATGTTTCTATTAATAATGAATTGCTTCTTTTTAATAAAACCATTAATGAAAACTCAAAGAAATTTTCTAATGATTTCATAGATATTTATTCTAATCAATTATTAAGTAAAAATAGTAATCCTAATTTAATAAATAAAAGTGAAGCTTTAAAATTAAAGCTTGAAAATATTGATGATATTAGTCTTGCTAAAAAAATTGATAAAGTTATAGATATCAATCAAAAAAAACAAAAAGAAATCAATAATTTTAAATCATTGATTTACAGTTTTAAAAAATATAAAGGTAATGATGAAAAAGCAAATTTTGTTCAAATACAATATATTATTAATGATTATCGAAAAAGAAATAATTATTCTAAAAGTATGGTTGTTAATAATATTGAAAATGAAAAGATAAAACTTGCTTATTTAACATTTGATGATGGACCAAGTGCCAATACTAAAAAGATAGTTGATATTCTAAATAAAAATAATCTTAAAGGAACTTTTTTCTTTGTTGGCTTAGAAATGAATAAAAAGAAAAATGAAAATGTAATTAGATATGTTATTGAAAATAATCAGGTAATTGGTATGCATGGTTATTCTCATGATTATGTAAAAACTAGAAAAAGAGATAAATTCAAAAAAGAATTATTTAATATGAAAAATATTTTAAAAAATAAATATAATTATACAACTAATCTAGTTAGATCACCTTATGGTTCTTTTACTTTAAAAAATAAGGATATTAAATATTATTTAGAAAATGGTTATTATTTATGGGATTGGAATGTTGATACACTTGATTGGGAAGATAAAAGAAAACCAAATAAAGTTAAGAATAAAACAAGAAAACAAATCATAAATATTAAAAAGAAAAAAGATATTGTAGTATTATATCATGAATATCCAAGTGCACTAGATTCACTACAAAGCACAATTGATTTATTGAAACAAAATAATTATCATATTATTAATATGAATCCAGAAATATTTTATAGTAATTATTTCAATGATATAGTCGAATAA
- a CDS encoding cob(I)alamin adenosyltransferase (product_source=KO:K00798; cath_funfam=1.20.1200.10; cog=COG2096; ko=KO:K00798; pfam=PF01923; superfamily=89028; tigrfam=TIGR00636) has protein sequence MKVYTKTGDKQTTGVIGGRISKSSLRIDCYGTTDEALSHIGLVYYYLKNDAIKKQVEDVMKLFFLIGQDLANPNQTIPFAIKEEDITKMEEYIDFVEEMNDPLNTFILPAGHPASCSANIARTIIRRAERKIVTLSLEEDINQNILPLINRLSDYLFVLSRYLNKENNYQEMPMEF, from the coding sequence ATGAAAGTATATACAAAAACAGGAGATAAACAAACAACTGGAGTAATTGGAGGTAGAATTTCTAAATCTAGTTTAAGAATAGATTGTTATGGGACAACTGATGAAGCATTATCACATATTGGATTAGTATATTATTATTTGAAAAATGATGCTATAAAAAAACAAGTGGAAGATGTGATGAAATTATTCTTTTTAATTGGTCAAGATTTAGCAAACCCAAATCAAACAATTCCTTTTGCGATTAAAGAGGAAGATATTACAAAAATGGAAGAATACATTGATTTTGTTGAAGAAATGAATGATCCTTTAAATACATTTATTTTACCAGCAGGACATCCTGCATCATGCTCTGCTAATATCGCAAGAACAATTATTAGAAGAGCAGAGAGAAAAATTGTTACTCTTAGTTTAGAAGAAGATATTAATCAAAATATTTTACCTTTAATAAATAGATTGAGTGATTACTTATTTGTTTTATCGAGATATTTAAATAAAGAAAACAATTATCAAGAAATGCCAATGGAATTTTAA
- a CDS encoding 7,8-dihydropterin-6-yl-methyl-4-(beta-D-ribofuranosyl)aminobenzene 5'-phosphate synthase (product_source=KO:K06897; cog=COG1237; ko=KO:K06897; pfam=PF00753; superfamily=56281): MFLQVLVDNNTFIDDYALAEPALSFYLEDNFQKILFDTGYSDVLINNAKHYNIDLNNLDYIVISHGHNDHTRGLEYLIENYDLSNTILLAHPDIFNKKEDDDLDIGITISKEYLETKMKVILTKEPYYINNKLIFLGEIKRTIPFENLNPVGQELKDNIWKDDYVVDDSALIYENDDVFVITGCSHSGICNICEQAKQLTNKKISGIIGGFHLFDVDEQLNKTINYFKENNIKNLYPSHCVSFKAKAAINNCIPINVVGVGTKLDL; the protein is encoded by the coding sequence ATGTTTTTACAAGTTTTAGTCGATAACAATACATTTATTGATGATTATGCATTAGCCGAACCAGCATTAAGTTTTTATCTTGAAGATAACTTTCAAAAAATACTTTTTGATACAGGATACTCTGATGTTTTAATTAACAATGCCAAACATTACAATATTGATTTAAATAACCTTGATTATATTGTAATATCACATGGGCATAATGATCATACAAGAGGCTTAGAATATCTTATTGAAAATTATGATTTATCAAATACTATTTTATTAGCACATCCAGATATTTTTAATAAGAAAGAAGATGATGATTTAGATATTGGAATAACTATATCAAAAGAATATCTTGAAACAAAAATGAAAGTAATCTTAACTAAAGAACCTTACTACATTAATAATAAATTAATATTTTTAGGTGAAATAAAAAGAACTATTCCATTTGAAAATCTTAATCCAGTTGGTCAAGAATTAAAAGATAATATATGGAAGGATGATTATGTAGTTGATGATTCAGCATTGATATATGAAAATGATGATGTTTTTGTAATAACAGGTTGTTCACATAGTGGAATTTGCAATATCTGCGAACAAGCAAAACAATTAACTAATAAAAAGATAAGCGGTATTATTGGTGGTTTTCATTTATTTGATGTTGATGAACAATTAAATAAAACAATTAACTATTTTAAAGAGAATAATATTAAAAATCTCTACCCTTCTCATTGTGTATCTTTTAAAGCTAAAGCAGCTATAAATAATTGTATTCCAATTAATGTGGTTGGAGTTGGTACAAAGCTTGATTTATAA
- a CDS encoding DNA repair protein RadC (product_source=KO:K03630; cath_funfam=1.10.150.20; cog=COG2003; ko=KO:K03630; pfam=PF04002; smart=SM00278; superfamily=102712,47781; tigrfam=TIGR00608), giving the protein MSLKMYPDKMKPREKAFEKGVESLTDIELLAIFLRTGIKGNDVLLLANSIIEQAGGCLSKIVNLDIDDLIKINGIGKTKAIELLALIQLSKRINQISIENFIYVNNPNVIYELYTKRFEYVSQEHFMILSLNAKNAIVDEHVVFIGTLSQSLIHPREIFKRIVLMSASSFICVHNHPSGDATPSKNDMEVTSHLNDAAKLFAIPLLDHIIIGKNSYFSFKENNLI; this is encoded by the coding sequence ATGAGTTTGAAAATGTATCCCGATAAAATGAAACCACGAGAAAAAGCATTTGAAAAAGGAGTAGAGAGTTTGACTGATATTGAATTATTAGCAATTTTTTTAAGAACAGGAATAAAAGGTAATGATGTTTTGTTGTTGGCTAATTCAATCATTGAGCAAGCAGGGGGATGTTTAAGCAAAATTGTAAACTTAGATATTGATGATTTAATAAAAATAAATGGCATTGGTAAAACAAAAGCTATTGAATTACTTGCACTTATTCAATTAAGTAAAAGAATTAATCAAATAAGTATTGAAAATTTTATCTATGTTAATAATCCAAATGTTATATATGAGTTATATACCAAAAGATTTGAATATGTGAGTCAAGAGCATTTTATGATTTTAAGTTTAAATGCTAAGAATGCTATTGTTGATGAACATGTTGTTTTTATTGGAACTTTATCGCAATCATTAATTCATCCTAGAGAAATTTTTAAGAGAATTGTATTAATGAGTGCTTCTTCTTTTATTTGTGTGCATAATCATCCAAGTGGTGATGCAACACCAAGTAAGAATGATATGGAAGTTACTTCACATTTGAATGATGCTGCAAAGCTTTTTGCTATACCATTATTAGACCATATTATTATTGGTAAAAATAGCTATTTTAGTTTTAAGGAAAATAATTTGATATAA
- a CDS encoding Flp pilus assembly protein protease CpaA (product_source=COG4960; cog=COG4960; superfamily=81340; transmembrane_helix_parts=Inside_1_27,TMhelix_28_50,Outside_51_64,TMhelix_65_94,Inside_95_116) — protein sequence MKLLILFFLCIMAIQDYKTGMVSNYLYLPLLIFIKFNIYILIIFLIVCFLYKLFSNYLGGADIKIFFIFLSIFPISIVLNWLFYSLFLALVYAFLTKKREIRMFPFFCIGYLGVII from the coding sequence ATGAAATTACTTATCTTATTTTTTTTATGTATAATGGCTATTCAAGATTATAAAACTGGAATGGTATCAAATTATCTATATTTACCTTTACTTATTTTTATTAAATTTAATATTTATATTTTAATTATTTTTTTAATTGTTTGTTTTTTATATAAACTATTCAGCAATTATTTAGGAGGTGCTGATATAAAGATATTCTTTATATTTTTAAGTATTTTTCCAATTAGCATTGTTTTAAATTGGCTATTTTATTCATTGTTCCTGGCACTTGTTTATGCTTTTTTAACTAAAAAAAGAGAAATAAGAATGTTTCCATTTTTTTGTATTGGATATTTAGGGGTGATTATATGA